The Amycolatopsis nigrescens CSC17Ta-90 genomic interval GCTCCAGCGCGAACACCAGGAACGGCCGGCCGTGCGCGGTCACCACCGCGCCCGGCCCGCCGTTCACCCCGCGCACTTCGAACCCCAGGCCGGACGGCCAGAACGGCCGCACGTCGGCGAAGTACTTGGCGACGGTGGCCTGGCCGTACAGCGGCTCGCGCGGGGTTTCCCGCTTGCCGTCCGCGTCGGCCCAGAAGCCGGCGTCGGGCGCCAGCAGCTCCAGTAATGCGGCCAGGTCGCCGCCCACCGCGGCCGCGGTGAAGCGCCTGGTCAGCTCCCGGTGCTGGCCCGGCGCGGGGCGGTGCCGCGGCGTGCGGCCCGCCAGGTGCCGGCGCGCCCGGTAGGCCAGCTGCCGCACCGCCCGCTCGGTGCGGTCCAGCATCGCGGCGATCTCGGCGTGCGAGAACCCGAACGCCTCGTGCAGCACGAACACCGCCCGCTCCACCGGCGCCAGCGTCTCCAGCACGACCAGCAGCCCCATCGACAGCGTGTCGGCCCGCCCGGCGTCCGCCTCCGGCCCGTCCAGCAGCGGTTCCGGCAGCCACGGCCCGAGGTAGGTCTCGCGACGGGCCTTGACCTGGCGAAGCCGGTCGAGCGCGAGGTTGGTGGTGAGCCGGAACAGGTAGGCCCGCGCATCGTCCACGGTGGACCGCTCCACCCGCCGCCAGCGCAGCCACGCGTCCTGCAGCACGTCGTCGGCGTCGGTACGGGTGCCCAGAATCCGGTAGGCAGCGCCGAACAACGCCTCCCGGTGCTCCTCGAAGTCGGTCATCGAACTCCATCCTGCCCTCAGGTGTGACGTCGAAGGGGCGGGAAACGTCTGGTTGGCGAACCCCATCGAGAAAGGGCTGTCCCATGACCGGCACCACCGACGCGCGCGAGCTCGTCAGCACCCTGTTCGACCGCATGACCGAGGGCGACCTCGACGGCATGGCCGAGTTGCTGCATCCCGAGTTCGTCTCGCACAACCCGCGCGTCGCGCACGATCCCGCGGTCACCACCGGCAAGCG includes:
- the sigJ gene encoding RNA polymerase sigma factor SigJ produces the protein MTDFEEHREALFGAAYRILGTRTDADDVLQDAWLRWRRVERSTVDDARAYLFRLTTNLALDRLRQVKARRETYLGPWLPEPLLDGPEADAGRADTLSMGLLVVLETLAPVERAVFVLHEAFGFSHAEIAAMLDRTERAVRQLAYRARRHLAGRTPRHRPAPGQHRELTRRFTAAAVGGDLAALLELLAPDAGFWADADGKRETPREPLYGQATVAKYFADVRPFWPSGLGFEVRGVNGGPGAVVTAHGRPFLVFALELTSGGDRVAAVRAVLNPAKLTGQVV